A genomic window from Salinicoccus sp. RF5 includes:
- a CDS encoding TspO/MBR family protein, with the protein MKPIIQFVFHLVTPLILGKTVGKLSTKSAPRQYRKLKQPPFAPPRKIFAPMWTFLYLTMGLAHAIVKRRGDRKASRLFKVHLMINYTWSFLFFRLRKRQLALVNSIMIWVTMYAVLVKFFKVSRLAGIILLPYTLWTTFAAYLTLGSWYLNRAK; encoded by the coding sequence ATGAAACCAATCATCCAGTTTGTATTTCATCTTGTCACTCCACTCATATTAGGTAAAACGGTCGGTAAATTATCTACCAAATCAGCACCAAGGCAATACAGGAAGCTTAAGCAGCCGCCATTTGCCCCGCCACGTAAAATCTTTGCCCCCATGTGGACTTTCCTTTATCTGACGATGGGACTGGCTCATGCCATCGTCAAAAGGAGAGGGGACCGTAAGGCAAGCAGGCTCTTCAAGGTTCATCTCATGATCAACTACACTTGGTCGTTCCTGTTCTTCCGTCTCAGAAAACGTCAATTGGCATTGGTGAACAGTATTATGATTTGGGTTACGATGTACGCTGTATTAGTGAAATTCTTCAAAGTAAGCAGACTGGCCGGCATCATTCTGCTGCCGTATACACTATGGACAACATTCGCAGCCTACCTGACACTGGGCAGCTGGTATCTGAACCGCGCAAAATAG
- a CDS encoding ferritin, which translates to MLSEKLKEALNDQMNNEFAAAHEYMAMGAYCESRSYDGFANFYIQQAKEERFHGMKLYDYLNDRGIHAVFKEIPAPRANYDSILDTFKAGLDQEKKVTESFYNISDIATEEKEYATLSFIRWFLDEQVEEESTFERHIDYLERIKDDNNALFIYERELAKHKFEGE; encoded by the coding sequence AATGAATTTGCAGCAGCACATGAGTATATGGCTATGGGCGCGTATTGTGAGTCCAGAAGTTATGATGGCTTCGCGAACTTTTATATCCAGCAGGCCAAAGAGGAGCGTTTCCACGGTATGAAACTCTATGATTATTTGAATGACCGTGGAATTCATGCCGTCTTTAAAGAAATTCCGGCTCCAAGGGCTAACTATGATTCCATACTGGATACTTTCAAAGCGGGGTTGGATCAGGAGAAGAAAGTCACGGAATCCTTCTACAACATTTCTGATATCGCGACTGAAGAGAAAGAGTATGCCACATTATCTTTCATCAGATGGTTCCTGGATGAGCAAGTTGAGGAAGAGTCCACTTTCGAACGTCATATCGACTATCTTGAACGGATTAAGGATGATAATAATGCGTTGTTCATTTATGAACGGGAGCTCGCTAAGCATAAGTTTGAGGGAGAATAA
- a CDS encoding YihY/virulence factor BrkB family protein yields MTIRVKGFFKKLVHYSLKDKVFDMAAQLSYFLLLAIFPFLILIFTLLRFLPISTGSVLDFIAPYAPEGAMQLIEDNLYQVLEVTRGDLLSISMVATIWLSAMGASALVRTLNSAHQVEESRPFFRALGVAILLTIGMILGVIISLILMVFGREIGVSISSLLGVDSTFLQDWNTFRWTFSFIILVGLVAGLYYFVPNKKLRFLHIIPGTLFAVIGWQLASLGFSYYVSIADYSLIYGNLGTIVILLIWLYLSSLIVLLGGEINAIVSDNKSET; encoded by the coding sequence ATGACGATCCGGGTAAAAGGCTTTTTCAAAAAATTGGTCCACTATTCCTTAAAAGATAAAGTGTTTGATATGGCTGCACAGCTCTCTTATTTTCTGCTGCTCGCGATTTTCCCATTTTTGATTCTGATATTTACCTTACTGCGATTCTTGCCGATCTCCACCGGTTCAGTACTGGATTTTATCGCCCCCTATGCACCAGAGGGGGCGATGCAGTTGATTGAGGACAATCTTTATCAGGTGCTCGAGGTTACACGGGGAGACTTATTATCGATCAGTATGGTGGCAACGATATGGCTGTCCGCAATGGGTGCCAGTGCATTGGTACGGACATTGAACAGTGCCCACCAGGTAGAAGAGAGCAGGCCTTTCTTCAGGGCTCTTGGTGTTGCCATTCTGCTCACCATCGGCATGATTCTGGGCGTGATCATTTCTTTAATATTGATGGTGTTCGGAAGAGAAATTGGGGTGTCCATTTCTTCCCTATTAGGCGTCGACTCCACTTTCCTGCAGGACTGGAACACATTCCGTTGGACTTTCAGTTTCATTATATTAGTAGGCCTGGTTGCGGGTCTTTATTACTTTGTCCCGAATAAAAAACTGCGTTTTCTCCACATCATTCCAGGTACATTATTTGCTGTGATCGGATGGCAGCTGGCTTCGCTTGGGTTCTCATACTATGTGAGCATCGCTGATTATTCCCTCATTTACGGAAATCTTGGAACCATCGTGATTCTGCTGATCTGGCTGTATTTATCTTCCCTAATCGTTTTGCTAGGCGGTGAGATCAACGCCATCGTAAGTGATAATAAGAGTGAAACCTAG
- a CDS encoding LTA synthase family protein has translation MSNIKELLNKRYGYFILFLFLFWLKTYMAYWIEFSLGVSGIFEHIILFINPVATGIILLSIALFFSSPRLRKWAMFIMLLLMTLLLYSNILYYREFADFLTFNIVSGTNNVTTALFASTFEMMRIWDLLYWVDIMLFVYLFFYKREAPLAEDKKEHKRRTKAMVTLVGVLLLIGNLILAEIDRPQLLTRTFDRNYIVKYLGLNFFTGYDVFQSSQNSQMRVSADESDLAKVFNFSAENHAAPNPEYFGAAEDRNVIVIGLESVQQFLIDYELEDEYGQTHEVMPFLSSIYDNEDSYSFENFFHQTGQGKSSDAEVLGELSLYGLPQGSVFQSLGSTNTFHSAPNILAQHGDYTSAAFHGNVGSFWNRTDTYQSFGYDFFFDAEFYDVSGDRSMEYGLKDKLFFHDSVEYLEQLPQPFYSKFLTVSHHFPYPLDEENVEFPAAQTEDDTINNYFVTAHYADQALEEFFNYLKSSGLYEDSIIVMYGDHYGISDMRNPELAPLVGEDPEEWNQYHDTQMQRVPFIMHVPGVGNGEVFDTYSGQVDMLPTLMHLLGMETDGYLFMGQDILSEEHDNTVPLRNGRVVTPEYTFFEQEIYDTESGESLQDQFTEEELEELYRYRDEAREELSHSNEILMKDLLRFYNPEPLDGLKEIDYLYRDQLDILEEHPEKETSLIEQNGGESSMELYETDAPELGEYESGASYEGSNPPSRPE, from the coding sequence ATGTCAAACATAAAAGAATTATTGAATAAACGCTATGGATATTTCATCCTGTTCCTTTTTTTGTTCTGGTTGAAAACATACATGGCTTACTGGATTGAATTCAGTCTAGGCGTATCAGGTATATTCGAACACATCATATTGTTCATCAACCCGGTTGCGACCGGTATCATATTGTTGTCCATCGCGCTATTTTTCAGTAGTCCACGTTTAAGGAAATGGGCAATGTTCATAATGTTACTCTTAATGACTTTATTATTATATTCGAACATACTATATTACAGGGAATTCGCTGATTTTCTGACATTTAATATTGTATCGGGTACTAATAATGTGACCACCGCCTTATTTGCTTCCACATTTGAAATGATGAGGATTTGGGACTTGTTATATTGGGTCGATATCATGTTATTTGTCTATCTGTTCTTTTATAAAAGGGAGGCACCGCTCGCTGAAGATAAGAAAGAACATAAGAGGCGTACTAAAGCCATGGTTACATTAGTGGGTGTCCTACTTTTGATAGGGAACCTGATATTGGCGGAAATTGATCGCCCTCAATTATTAACGCGCACTTTTGACAGGAATTATATAGTCAAATACTTAGGTTTGAATTTCTTTACCGGTTATGATGTTTTCCAATCATCGCAAAACAGCCAGATGCGCGTGAGTGCCGACGAGTCAGATTTAGCGAAGGTGTTTAACTTTTCGGCCGAAAACCATGCAGCGCCAAATCCAGAATACTTTGGAGCGGCAGAGGACCGCAATGTTATTGTGATTGGATTGGAAAGTGTGCAGCAGTTTTTAATTGATTACGAGCTGGAAGATGAATATGGTCAAACCCACGAAGTCATGCCATTTCTTTCGAGTATATATGACAATGAGGACTCATACAGTTTTGAAAACTTTTTCCATCAGACTGGCCAGGGCAAGTCATCAGACGCTGAAGTTTTAGGTGAGTTGTCATTGTACGGTCTACCTCAAGGCAGTGTTTTTCAATCATTGGGGTCCACAAATACATTCCATTCAGCGCCAAATATTTTAGCCCAGCATGGGGACTATACCTCAGCTGCGTTTCACGGAAATGTCGGCTCTTTTTGGAACAGGACGGATACTTACCAAAGTTTCGGCTATGACTTCTTCTTTGATGCCGAGTTCTATGATGTGTCCGGGGACAGATCAATGGAATATGGCTTGAAAGATAAATTGTTTTTCCATGATTCGGTAGAGTACCTTGAACAGCTGCCTCAACCATTCTACTCCAAGTTCCTCACCGTCTCTCATCACTTCCCTTACCCTTTGGATGAGGAAAATGTGGAGTTTCCAGCTGCCCAAACAGAGGATGACACAATCAACAATTATTTCGTCACAGCACATTATGCTGACCAGGCGTTGGAGGAATTCTTCAATTATTTGAAGTCAAGCGGCTTATATGAGGATTCGATCATAGTCATGTATGGTGACCATTATGGTATTTCCGATATGAGAAACCCAGAATTGGCACCTTTAGTGGGTGAAGATCCGGAGGAGTGGAATCAATACCATGACACTCAAATGCAAAGAGTGCCGTTCATCATGCATGTTCCCGGCGTTGGAAATGGTGAAGTGTTTGACACATACAGTGGTCAGGTGGACATGCTTCCAACCTTAATGCATTTATTAGGCATGGAAACAGATGGCTATTTATTTATGGGGCAGGATATTTTATCAGAAGAACATGATAATACCGTCCCACTCAGAAATGGACGTGTAGTGACGCCTGAATATACTTTCTTTGAACAGGAAATCTATGATACAGAGTCAGGGGAATCACTGCAGGATCAATTTACCGAAGAAGAGTTGGAAGAACTTTATCGTTATAGAGACGAAGCGAGAGAAGAATTAAGCCATTCCAACGAAATTCTGATGAAAGATCTACTGCGTTTCTATAACCCTGAACCTCTGGATGGATTAAAAGAAATCGATTATCTGTATCGTGATCAATTGGATATCCTCGAAGAACACCCAGAGAAAGAAACGAGCCTGATTGAACAAAATGGTGGAGAATCGAGCATGGAACTATATGAAACAGATGCACCGGAGCTGGGAGAATATGAAAGTGGTGCATCCTATGAAGGCTCTAATCCGCCTAGTAGGCCGGAATGA
- a CDS encoding glutathione ABC transporter substrate-binding protein has product MKKVYSLLLLVIMIFIVSACTDGDVEENSGGEGAGENNGGESGDDTLVIAVDSEVTQIDPHLGTDIPSANVYHNKIFETLVVQDENMEIQSGLATEWERINDNEWEFRLREDVEFHDGEPFDANAVKANIDRVLDPELASPRASLFEMIEEVEIVDDYTVRLITEYPFAPLLANLAHYSGGIISPASIQAESEGEVNLTEDPVGTGPLTFDSWDQGNEVVLSKNDNYWGEEMQVEEVIFRVVTESSSRFAMIETGQAHIAEPISFQSLDMVEDSDNMELYRSEGLGIDYIGFNVETEPFDDIRVRQALSYAIDTEAIIDGVYNGVGTEAIGPIGPANFGYHPDLEGYGHDPERAQELLNEAGYEDGFDTTFWTNDDEARVTTAEIVQDQLSEYGINVEIKQVEWGAYLEQTGEGLHDMFILGWSNMTGDGDYNQYYLFHSDARGSEGNRSFYANEEVDSLIDEARQESDEGERLEMYHQAQEIEVEEAPLVPVRHTEYVAAISPDVEGFWMHPSRVMMLNDVEIK; this is encoded by the coding sequence ATGAAAAAGGTCTACAGCTTACTATTATTAGTGATTATGATATTTATAGTTAGTGCCTGCACTGATGGAGATGTAGAAGAAAATTCTGGTGGTGAAGGAGCGGGTGAAAATAATGGTGGCGAATCAGGTGATGATACTTTAGTCATTGCTGTGGATTCGGAGGTCACTCAAATAGATCCACACCTTGGCACAGATATTCCTTCAGCAAATGTGTACCATAATAAGATTTTCGAAACACTCGTAGTCCAGGATGAAAATATGGAAATCCAATCAGGTCTAGCAACAGAGTGGGAAAGGATCAATGATAATGAGTGGGAATTCCGACTGAGGGAAGATGTGGAATTTCACGATGGGGAACCTTTCGATGCAAATGCCGTTAAAGCAAACATCGATCGTGTACTTGATCCAGAGTTGGCTTCTCCACGGGCTTCTCTATTTGAAATGATTGAAGAAGTCGAGATTGTTGATGACTACACAGTCCGTCTTATAACTGAGTATCCATTCGCTCCTTTACTTGCGAACCTTGCCCATTATTCAGGGGGAATCATCAGTCCGGCGAGTATTCAGGCTGAAAGTGAAGGAGAAGTCAACTTAACTGAGGATCCTGTTGGAACTGGGCCCCTTACTTTTGACTCATGGGATCAAGGAAATGAAGTAGTCCTTTCAAAAAATGACAACTATTGGGGAGAGGAGATGCAGGTTGAAGAAGTCATTTTCCGTGTTGTCACAGAAAGCAGCTCCCGTTTTGCCATGATTGAGACGGGTCAGGCACATATCGCAGAGCCTATATCTTTCCAGAGCTTAGACATGGTGGAGGACTCTGATAACATGGAACTTTATCGAAGCGAAGGGCTGGGGATTGATTACATCGGTTTTAATGTTGAGACAGAGCCGTTTGATGACATTCGAGTAAGACAGGCCCTTAGCTATGCAATTGACACGGAAGCCATCATTGACGGTGTATACAATGGTGTGGGTACAGAAGCCATTGGGCCGATTGGACCAGCAAATTTTGGCTACCATCCTGACTTGGAAGGTTATGGCCATGATCCAGAACGTGCCCAGGAGCTGCTCAATGAAGCAGGTTATGAAGATGGATTCGATACGACATTCTGGACCAATGATGATGAAGCCCGTGTAACGACGGCTGAGATTGTCCAAGATCAGCTTAGTGAATACGGAATCAACGTGGAAATCAAACAGGTCGAGTGGGGAGCGTATCTTGAACAGACAGGTGAAGGCTTGCATGATATGTTCATTCTCGGATGGTCCAACATGACAGGAGACGGAGATTATAACCAGTATTATCTCTTCCATTCTGATGCTAGAGGCTCAGAAGGAAACCGTTCATTCTATGCGAATGAAGAGGTTGATTCCCTGATTGACGAAGCACGTCAGGAAAGTGACGAAGGTGAACGTTTGGAAATGTATCATCAGGCACAAGAAATAGAAGTGGAGGAAGCTCCTCTGGTTCCTGTCCGTCATACGGAGTATGTCGCTGCTATAAGTCCTGATGTTGAAGGATTCTGGATGCATCCATCCCGGGTCATGATGCTGAATGATGTTGAAATCAAATAA
- a CDS encoding DUF1648 domain-containing protein yields the protein MIDMKERPKLEIPKTMTEKVANIIGYSIFIGALIYMIITFPFLPAEVPAHFGADGEVNRYGSKYEMIVLVVTPLFLIPGLEVLERFPEIHSYPRRMDESNIEEFYLHSRMLANFGKNGALIVFAIIFIEIINYGLIGTSTFGSFLLPLILLFALGPVGWMIERRKIR from the coding sequence ATGATTGATATGAAAGAAAGGCCGAAACTGGAGATTCCGAAGACCATGACGGAAAAGGTCGCGAACATCATCGGCTACAGTATTTTCATCGGAGCATTAATCTATATGATCATCACATTCCCTTTCCTGCCCGCGGAAGTGCCCGCCCACTTCGGAGCGGATGGTGAAGTCAACAGATACGGATCGAAGTATGAGATGATCGTTCTCGTCGTCACACCACTGTTCCTCATTCCCGGGCTCGAGGTGCTGGAGCGATTTCCGGAAATACATAGCTATCCACGACGCATGGACGAATCCAATATTGAAGAATTCTATTTGCACAGCAGAATGCTAGCCAATTTTGGAAAGAATGGCGCGCTCATCGTATTTGCGATTATCTTCATCGAAATCATCAACTACGGGCTTATCGGCACATCCACATTCGGATCTTTTCTGCTTCCATTGATTCTTTTGTTTGCACTAGGCCCGGTAGGATGGATGATCGAGCGCAGGAAAATAAGATGA
- a CDS encoding DUF262 domain-containing protein gives MNHITSEATVISSLLNNRYKVQYYQREYSWKTKQIQELIEDLTNEFYENYDKGHTQEDVEHYEGYFLGPVIMTKDKAIIDGQQRLSSITLLLIYLNHLQQSLDQQVDLNHLIFSSKFGKKTFSINVPERKDCLESLYEKGSYDEKENDTESVINLSNRYRDIEALFPDDMKDEKLLIFIEWLIEKVVLVEINANSEQDAHKVFVAMNDRGLRLTPVEMLKGYLLSEIKDNDTRNKINDLWKYRVLSLKDLEKDGDTDFIKTWLRSQYAEFMRVGKRDSEKKDFEIIGDAPHKWVRENRERLGLIRSKDFEDFVAVNFEKYAEIYGILKRYATNFNKDFEFVYYNADRNFTLQYQMILAAIDPEDDKETIEKKIRLVSRFIDQWIIRRVFSFRTMNYSSVLYTVFNITKEIRRRSLDEIASYFKDYIEHKIDYGLEELDRFYLNRYTARFMLHILARMTAFIESESGINSSFVDYVNRDQKNPYDIEHLWANDYMQGKHEEEFESRQEFESFRNMFGGLVLLPKDKNRSFQDMTYEEKSRKYFSENLLARSLNQDCYINNPSFKKFMEKYNLNFKPYEEFTKNDLLERQQLYKEISKVIWNPDLLDADT, from the coding sequence ATGAACCATATCACAAGTGAAGCAACTGTTATAAGCAGTCTGTTGAACAATCGGTATAAAGTCCAATACTACCAGCGGGAGTACAGCTGGAAGACGAAGCAGATCCAGGAACTGATAGAAGACCTGACGAATGAATTCTATGAGAATTACGATAAAGGGCATACACAGGAGGATGTTGAACATTATGAAGGATATTTCCTTGGTCCAGTAATTATGACAAAGGATAAGGCAATCATTGATGGCCAACAGAGGCTGTCTTCCATTACACTGCTGCTGATCTATCTGAACCATCTCCAGCAATCACTAGATCAACAGGTCGACCTGAACCACCTCATATTCTCCTCAAAATTCGGCAAGAAAACCTTCAGTATCAATGTACCTGAAAGGAAGGACTGCCTCGAATCCCTTTATGAGAAGGGGAGTTATGATGAAAAGGAGAATGATACGGAAAGCGTCATCAACCTTTCTAATCGGTACAGGGATATTGAAGCACTCTTCCCCGATGATATGAAGGATGAAAAGCTTTTGATCTTCATCGAGTGGTTGATCGAGAAGGTGGTGCTTGTTGAAATCAATGCGAACAGCGAACAGGATGCGCATAAAGTGTTCGTCGCCATGAATGACCGTGGACTAAGATTGACGCCCGTGGAGATGTTGAAGGGTTATCTGCTTTCGGAAATAAAGGATAATGACACACGGAATAAGATCAACGACCTCTGGAAATACAGGGTACTCAGCCTGAAGGATCTTGAGAAGGATGGGGATACAGACTTCATCAAGACATGGCTCCGTTCACAGTATGCTGAATTCATGCGTGTGGGGAAGCGGGATTCAGAGAAGAAGGATTTTGAAATCATCGGAGATGCACCACATAAATGGGTGCGTGAGAACAGGGAAAGGCTTGGTCTCATCAGAAGCAAGGATTTCGAAGACTTTGTTGCAGTAAACTTCGAAAAGTATGCAGAAATCTATGGCATCTTAAAAAGGTATGCGACCAATTTCAACAAGGATTTTGAGTTCGTCTACTACAACGCTGACCGCAACTTCACCTTGCAGTATCAGATGATTCTTGCCGCCATCGACCCGGAAGATGACAAAGAGACCATTGAAAAGAAAATAAGACTCGTCTCTCGTTTCATCGACCAATGGATTATCAGAAGGGTGTTTTCTTTCCGTACGATGAACTATTCATCCGTGCTCTATACAGTGTTCAATATTACTAAGGAAATTCGGCGTAGATCGCTCGATGAGATTGCATCATACTTTAAGGATTACATCGAGCATAAGATTGACTATGGTCTCGAAGAACTCGACCGATTCTATCTCAATAGGTATACGGCGCGGTTCATGCTTCACATCCTTGCACGGATGACCGCATTCATAGAATCGGAATCCGGCATCAATAGCAGTTTCGTCGACTATGTCAATCGTGATCAGAAGAATCCGTATGATATTGAGCACCTGTGGGCCAATGATTACATGCAGGGGAAACACGAAGAGGAGTTTGAAAGTCGGCAGGAATTCGAATCCTTCAGGAACATGTTCGGTGGACTTGTACTGTTGCCTAAAGACAAGAACCGAAGTTTCCAGGATATGACCTATGAAGAGAAATCGCGGAAATACTTCAGTGAGAATCTGCTTGCCAGATCTTTGAACCAGGACTGCTACATCAATAATCCTTCATTCAAGAAGTTCATGGAAAAATACAACCTTAATTTCAAGCCATACGAGGAGTTCACAAAGAATGATCTTCTCGAGCGGCAGCAACTGTATAAAGAAATTAGTAAAGTCATCTGGAACCCTGATCTTCTGGATGCAGACACGTAA
- a CDS encoding acetoin reductase: MSKVAIITGSGAGLGKGIAQQLAKDGFKVVLQDINEDSLKETEKEFKNDGYEVASVAGDVSKKDDHEKFVKTAVDNFGQLDVYVNNAGIDIVAPFLETTEEQMNKIFAINVNGVMFGTQAAARQFIDQGSKGKVINACSIAGHESYEMLGAYSATKHAVKSLTHSASKELAKDNITVNAYCPGVAKTEMWDRIDAEMVKYNDDMEPGDAFKEFSGAISLGRYQEPQDVANLVSFLASEKADYITGQAIVTDGGLVYR, encoded by the coding sequence ATGTCTAAAGTTGCTATTATTACCGGATCCGGTGCAGGTCTGGGCAAAGGTATCGCACAACAGCTCGCTAAGGACGGATTTAAAGTCGTGCTTCAGGACATTAACGAAGACAGCCTTAAAGAAACGGAAAAGGAATTCAAGAATGACGGTTATGAAGTGGCATCTGTTGCAGGTGATGTATCCAAGAAGGATGACCACGAAAAATTCGTTAAGACAGCAGTCGACAACTTCGGCCAATTGGATGTGTATGTGAACAATGCCGGAATAGACATCGTTGCCCCATTCCTTGAAACGACAGAAGAACAGATGAATAAAATCTTCGCAATCAATGTCAATGGTGTCATGTTTGGTACTCAAGCAGCTGCGAGACAGTTCATTGACCAAGGCAGCAAAGGCAAAGTCATCAATGCATGCAGTATTGCAGGTCATGAATCATATGAGATGCTTGGAGCATATTCGGCGACCAAGCATGCTGTGAAATCACTGACACATTCCGCTTCCAAAGAACTCGCTAAAGACAACATCACCGTCAATGCTTATTGTCCTGGTGTTGCCAAGACGGAAATGTGGGATCGTATTGATGCCGAGATGGTCAAATACAATGACGATATGGAACCAGGAGATGCCTTCAAGGAATTCTCTGGTGCCATTTCACTCGGCCGTTACCAGGAGCCGCAGGACGTTGCAAACCTCGTCAGCTTCCTAGCTTCCGAGAAGGCGGACTATATTACTGGTCAGGCAATCGTCACGGATGGCGGACTTGTATACAGGTAA
- a CDS encoding restriction endonuclease → MYLMHRISHENNASVKLLKEENLLPIGWSMLKGEKAERVLRNAKEMEQHEFRDDFVELGNEINNDWLTARRSNYLYRFLKLDKGDRVLIPKSGELDLCEVTGSPYAYDNPEGIDIGFVVPVRMISTGISRHRYVPADLASKLKYRGTNLYLNDKDKDTIEKMVINHGNKVPVYDFTPTRESIVKNIHNYLTRLNDQHFEKLIEAYMVSIGADATEIPSKNSKSQKNSSIADVDVKAAFNSLGLVIYVQAKKHTGRSDDTGIRQLLAYEYEEDSTFESLQPFKWFITTGKFDEYKADIPQDEQGARIRVIQDTEFASMLVDSGFVFTDDIFKRG, encoded by the coding sequence ATGTATTTGATGCATCGTATCAGTCATGAAAATAACGCTTCGGTAAAGTTGCTTAAAGAAGAGAACTTGCTTCCTATCGGTTGGTCCATGTTGAAAGGCGAGAAAGCCGAGAGGGTCTTAAGAAATGCAAAAGAAATGGAACAACATGAATTTAGAGACGATTTTGTAGAGTTGGGCAATGAAATCAACAACGATTGGTTGACTGCAAGGAGAAGCAATTACCTGTACAGGTTTTTGAAGTTGGATAAAGGAGATAGGGTGCTGATTCCGAAATCTGGTGAACTGGATCTTTGTGAAGTGACCGGGTCCCCTTACGCCTACGATAATCCGGAAGGTATAGATATAGGATTTGTAGTCCCGGTTAGAATGATCAGTACGGGAATAAGCAGGCATCGATATGTCCCAGCTGATTTAGCGTCCAAGTTGAAGTATAGAGGAACCAACCTATATCTTAATGATAAGGACAAAGATACAATAGAAAAGATGGTTATAAACCATGGAAATAAAGTCCCGGTCTATGACTTCACTCCTACAAGAGAGAGTATCGTAAAGAACATCCACAATTATCTCACGCGATTAAATGATCAGCATTTTGAAAAGTTAATCGAAGCCTATATGGTATCCATCGGTGCAGATGCGACTGAAATACCATCTAAAAATTCCAAGTCCCAAAAGAATAGTAGCATCGCAGATGTAGATGTAAAGGCAGCCTTCAATAGTTTAGGTCTAGTAATATATGTACAGGCAAAAAAGCATACTGGCAGGTCTGATGACACGGGAATCAGACAATTGCTTGCGTATGAATATGAAGAAGACAGTACCTTTGAATCCCTTCAGCCTTTCAAATGGTTCATCACTACAGGTAAATTTGATGAATATAAAGCAGACATCCCACAGGATGAGCAAGGTGCAAGAATTAGGGTAATCCAAGACACAGAATTTGCATCCATGTTGGTTGACTCAGGATTTGTCTTCACTGACGATATATTCAAAAGAGGCTGA
- a CDS encoding Xaa-Pro peptidase family protein — protein MNTQYRISKLREGMKRKAVDTVIIYSLENRRYFSNFTGSSGALIITQDKVQLLTDFRYFEQANTQVDSEVEVLKHEGGLLDESVAQKTASTKGAIGVEGNLSLNTYRLLEESNKGAEYPIIDEMIMDIRQIKDGDEIENIREGIRLCDLAFEHILSFIKPGMSEKDIGLELEYFMKKNGAEGIKANHVIASGERSALPHGSASKRIISEGEFVKMDYGAVVNGYFSDFTRTVVLGEPSEKQREIYDIVHTAIEETLKHIGPGKICSELDDIGRSIIREAGYGDNFGHSLGHSLGLNIHEKPAMRNTDHTKLQPGMVITVEPGIYIPGWGGVRIEDLLVITEDGYENFTKSTKDLQILDN, from the coding sequence ATGAATACCCAATACAGAATTTCAAAATTACGTGAAGGCATGAAGAGAAAGGCCGTTGACACAGTTATCATTTATTCACTTGAGAATCGCCGGTATTTTTCCAACTTTACTGGTTCAAGCGGAGCATTGATCATTACGCAAGACAAAGTACAATTACTCACAGATTTCCGCTATTTTGAGCAGGCGAACACACAAGTGGATAGTGAAGTTGAGGTACTTAAGCATGAAGGTGGTTTATTGGATGAAAGTGTTGCTCAAAAAACAGCTTCTACAAAAGGCGCGATCGGTGTTGAAGGAAATTTGAGTCTCAATACATATCGCCTTTTAGAAGAAAGCAATAAAGGGGCTGAATATCCGATCATAGATGAGATGATTATGGATATTCGTCAAATAAAAGATGGGGATGAAATTGAGAATATACGTGAAGGGATTCGATTATGCGACCTTGCATTTGAACATATTCTAAGTTTCATTAAACCAGGTATGTCTGAAAAGGATATTGGACTGGAGCTTGAATATTTTATGAAGAAAAATGGTGCGGAAGGTATTAAAGCAAATCATGTTATTGCATCTGGCGAGCGTTCTGCGCTTCCGCATGGAAGCGCTTCCAAAAGAATTATAAGCGAAGGTGAATTTGTCAAAATGGACTATGGTGCTGTAGTGAATGGGTACTTCAGCGACTTTACCAGAACTGTGGTTCTTGGAGAGCCTTCTGAAAAGCAACGGGAGATCTATGATATTGTCCATACCGCCATAGAAGAAACACTTAAACACATTGGACCTGGAAAGATATGTTCAGAACTTGATGATATTGGACGATCAATCATTCGTGAAGCTGGCTATGGAGATAATTTCGGGCATAGCCTTGGCCATTCACTTGGTCTAAATATTCATGAAAAACCAGCAATGAGAAACACGGATCATACCAAGTTGCAACCTGGTATGGTGATAACTGTTGAGCCGGGAATCTATATTCCTGGTTGGGGAGGAGTACGGATCGAAGATTTGCTGGTAATTACAGAGGATGGTTACGAAAACTTTACAAAGTCGACTAAGGATCTTCAGATACTGGATAACTAG